In Cherax quadricarinatus isolate ZL_2023a chromosome 86, ASM3850222v1, whole genome shotgun sequence, the sequence ttgcctTTTATTCCCTAAGCATTGTATGACTCTTACAGGTTGAATGCTTCCCTGTGATTTTaacaataatacgtaataatgtACGTATTTATCCTACTGTCTACAATTAGGTTCATAATGGTGCTGTCAACAAGAAATGACTAGGCAGCCCAGGGAGCTATTCAGTACAGGCATACCTTGTTAATATGGTGCTCACTTTAGAGCACTTCGCTAATACAGCGCTTCTCAATTATATTCATGTTTATTATTTTTGGTGCTTACCTTGCTCTTAACCCTTTGTCGCAcaaggggtccgaaaatttgaaattcgaactgaactccctatggtggatagagtaactcaatacaaggtcactgatcccatataaattgatttctgatggttagttttcgaggaattgccaatctccgaagaccgaaaatattCGGCTGCGCCCGACAAAgggattaaaaaattttatgttgcaaacttgcaattgttaataaaacacaccaaaacaattttttaaatttaatatacaaacatacaatataaaaaacataaatggaacttgtatcaaaacattttttaattgttacaaaaatataaaaaggaagcaaatatcaacaatgccaaattgcaaagtgatgcaagtttcaatccctatattcctgagattcatttggaagaCCAATGATTCTATATTGCTAAATGGAAAGATGGAAGTCTGAgaaacaatttctatcagtctttatgcacagatttactttgcatacactaCACACGAATGACGATGTTACCGGTTTCTTCgtgttgctgcaatacttgcaagtaAACGGCCTTTGCCCTGCCATTGGGAAGTGCTTTAGACTAAGGTCTTtcctaacactgtcatcaggcatttctgtacgttttcccctcccaggtttcactaTGCCAACACAATTGGAAGTACATGGTGAATTAGTTGGTGAAGGTCTTGGAGTTGTTCTTAGGATGCTGCCTCTAAGGTTTTGTCCTTTAGACCTTGCAATTTCAGAGATACAATTCCTGAAATACTTCAGTTGCATACACTTTTGCTTTATTGCTCGAGAATCACGGCAATAAAgcagccatgcattcacaacagcaagatcaagaatataggcaaatagccgcatgtaccaacgttttgatttcattggcgttttgtagagatgcaccaacatgttgcttttgtcaatacctcccatgtttgcattatagttcttgatgactgcagggcacAATATTTGGTCTTTCCTCTTTGTAACCTTGTTATATCTGTCAACAAGACTCAGAGGCTCGACCCCAATATCAGttgtcactaaagtcacaactttggtgtccttccatcttacaacaaggacaccatcattgttgttgaaGCAAAAATTGCCCCTGACCACAGTGTTCCTTTCCATTTGTTTGATAGGCGCCAGAtctggcttaccacatctattgtcacgtactgttccagtgtatctgcagttatacttatctcttagtagcttgaccaaaggtatacttgaaaagaaattgtcagcatagattgctgatgtgttggtcttgttcatagtttgtgcaagtaccagaacaatctttgtaCTTATTGGAAGTTTAGATTCTTCCTGTGGAAGCTGTATGGGATGTGTGTCAAAAGTTGGtgtgccttgatacatgagtatatcatgtatgagtccatcttgacttgcacgacaaaaaagtttgaaaccccacttatctggttttgttttgatgtactgccttaggtttccatcagttttacccttgaaaccaaccatgacttcatcgatagattgcttgggtgtagctggaattttcaagcaagcattagttagttcagtgtaaagaggccttactttgtagaatctgtcattatccttttttTTGTTGTCATTGAAATGAATATGACTTCTAAGGAACCTAAACCTCTTAGACGCCATGGTATCTACAACCTGTGGGATCCTAAAAGCAGCTTTCCAATAGTCTTCGAGGGATGGTAGTGGAGCAATacccatgaacaacaaaatacctatgaacctcaagatctcttcagaatctgttgaAAAAGTACTATTTACGTCTTTTTGCCTTGcatacaaatttgtttgatatgctatgttatctatcatggctggagtaacgaacatacgaaaatactcatatggagacctaattgcaagaggcttttcatgttcatatgccggcaaaggatcattttgaatgtcatctacggtccactcagatgaaacttgaagagcaatattctcatggatctcttcctcatccgggtattcctcaatcctaaaagttctctttttcctcattactttctgctttttggctggcctttcttccctttcttcctcctcatcatcacttgacatctctgcatcctgtgcatccggtggcaagtattcatcaccactatccagcaattctggttcgtctacctctggttccgagtcactgtcttcagaaacgcagacatacctcgacctgctggtcgactgctccccataaaacagcctctcatggaactggaaggacaatagaaacctcctgtataaatccagaccactacagagttcatatatgcaattgaaaatttcttataaatatttatttgactaaaattggacattcccggaaactcgcGCAAGACCGAAATTCGGTCTAAAatgcttgcacttttttcaactgcatgctacactcatattatgcttcacacggactttaggtatatatcaaaatatgcctaaactattcatgtaagcactaaacacaacaatcagtacttaccgacattgtagaatgtataatccaagagtagattagtaagggtggagggaaaaatgcgtgtgtgggcgaagccaagccaccagtgtttatattttgatctctcaaccaatgggaaggcggcagaagcgaactgtacttagctgaagagactcagggaaggcttgtgattggttggaactaaagaacgggaaggaaataaatggtataaaataccgacacagtggaaatataaacacaaatgcagtataatgtgatcctttattgacaacgtttcacccacacagtgggctttttcaagtcacacaaagaacgggaagctggccgcgcggGGCACGGAGTATGACACGCGCCAAAAACACGTAATTAAGACCGAATTTTTTCGGCCTCGcaattttcaatttttttatttgttattttttacttttgCATTGCTTTTTAGACCTAGTGCTACTATGCACTTAAATGATAGGTAAACCTGTTTTGGTTTTTATATCCACTAGTGAGTGAAAATAAGGCTGTGATTTTCTTTAAAGTGACATTCACTTTACGGCggcagtctggaacctaacccaccATATTAGTGAGGTATTCCTGTATCAAGCTGTTTTCAATGACCAATAAACATATCTTAATACTACTCGACTGTTTCCTTTGAGGGAAACAGTtgagtgaggggctcttgatccaaggaagtaaacCTATCCTTCTCTTAGattgaacctgattgcttcccattcccaaTGCATTGTACAGCTTCTAtaagtttagcacttcccccctgataataataataatggacttaTTCTCCTTTGCACTGAACCTGAATACTTCCTATTCCCTAGGCACTatatatgacccctatgggttcagAAATTCCCTTGTTAAAATAAACAGATAAGTAACATGCTTTTTTCTTGTTCTACTGAAGAAAGATGAAGCTTGAATATGTTGAAATTATTGTGTTTGTATAGCAAGGTTTGCAGCTCTGTATGATTCTTGTGGGATTAATGCTTAGTTAGGATTGTATTAATTATAACAGAGCAAGGATCATTGTCCTCTTCTGCTGTCTCCACTTGCTGCTCtccaggaaggttccttgatgctggtgagaggctcctgATTTAAGGATTTGTATTTGTCCTCCCTTTCCTTTgactgaacctgattgcctcacattccccaggtgctgcatgattCCTATGGGTTGAACACttcccctaaatataataataacaataatgacccACATtattatacctttgatgagttccaagtTTCTCTACTCCCGGAACCTGGCCAGGCTTGtctatctcatggagaggcatcctGTTCCACTTTGTGAGATTTGTCTATTTCCTGTCTCAGTTTCCTGTTCTATTGGACTATCCTGTCAATCAATAAGCACGCAGAATTTTCCTCCGACGTCACCactctaacacccttactttattTTCCCTCCTTGATGATGGATCCACCTTTGACAGtctccctctttgactttttaacagcaactgatttattagACAAACTTGGATAATCTTTccttagcactcctcacagcccctcCTAACTTTACCCTTACTGTCATCTCCATCCTTATTTATCCTTAGATCCTGCATCAgttcctaccctgcagtgctgtatgaccctgataggtttagtgcttcttttttattataataataatggtgcttgcctggtcagccagtttgttgctgctggtggctagCTGACCCACAAAAGAAAATAAATGCCAACAGAATTTGGTGTTTCCAGGCAGTTACCCATTCAAGTATGTACTAACCTAATCCAACGTTGCTTAACTTTGTTGATTGAATGAGAAGTGGGAAACAATACacgtttgttctctctaggctggaatattgctgtacactaatggcctcttttaaggcaggcgaaattgcagaccttgagaatgtacagagaactttcaaggCACGTATAAGTATGATAAAGTCCCTAAACTGCTGGGGAGGTCCCTTTGATTTGTActtcctggaatgcaggtgagaaagatacatggtaatatacacctggaaaatcctaggactagtcccagatctgcacacaaaaatcactccctataaaagcaaCAGACTTGGCAAggaatgcaacatccccccaatgaaaagtaggtgTGCCAcaaatacactaagagacaacacagtaagtgtcaggggcccaagagtgttcaactgccttccagcatacataaaggggattaccaatagacctctggctgtcttcaagaaggaactgaacTGGCCCCTAAAGTCAGTacatgatcagccaggctgtggtttgtatgttggtttgtgtgtggccagcagtaacagcctggttgattaggccctgccCCACCACAGGGCTTTgtcacagactgggctgtggggacattgacccccaaaatccccgccaggtatgatggtaggtggtggtagtgatggtggtagtggtggtagtaatggtgctatgtggtggtaggtggtggttgtgatggtggtagagggtggtggtagtatagtgatggtggcagagggtggtagtgatggtggtagtaatggtggtagagggtggtagtgatggtggtagtggtggtggcagagggtggtagtgatggtggtagtaatggtggtagagggtggtagtgatggtagaagtgtaagtgatggtggtagagggtggtagtggtagtgatggtggtagagggtagtagtggtggtagtagtggtagagggtggtagtgatggtggtaggggtagtggtagtagtggtagaaggtggtagtgatggtggtaggggtagtattggtggtggtggtggtgacagtggtagtggtagcagtggtggaagtgatggtggtaggggtagtagtggtggtggtaatgatggtggtaggggtagttgtggtggtggtagtgatggtggtaggggtagtcgtggtggaagtgatggtggtaggggtagtagtggtggtggggtagtgatggtggtaggggtagtagtggtggcagtgatggtgg encodes:
- the LOC128703052 gene encoding piggyBac transposable element-derived protein 2-like encodes the protein MSFHERLFYGEQSTSRSRYVCVSEDSDSEPEVDEPELLDSGDEYLPPDAQDAEMSSDDEEEEREERPAKKQKVMRKKRTFRIEEYPDEEEIHENIALQVSSEWTVDDIQNDPLPAYEHEKPLAIRSPYEYFRMFVTPAMIDNIAYQTNLYARQKDVNSTFSTDSEEILRFIGILLFMGIAPLPSLEDYWKAAFRIPQVVDTMASKRFRFLRSHIHFNDNKKKDNDRFYKQYRIIGLPNESQEYRD